From the Panulirus ornatus isolate Po-2019 chromosome 34, ASM3632096v1, whole genome shotgun sequence genome, the window ggtggctgcCGACAGCTACAAGACGCCCATCCCCATCCTGAAGGACGACCGCACCCAGAACGCTTATGGCGAGTACACCTTCGAGTTCGAGACTGGCAACGGCATCTCCAGGAACGAGGCTGGCAAGCAGGCTGACGGTCAGGAGTCATCAGGTGGCTGGAGGTGAGGCTGCAGATGGTGGTGAGGCGCAGGTGGTGGCTGATGAGGTgaggctgcaggtggtggtgaggcgcaGGTGGTGGCTGATGAGGTGAGGTGCAAATGGTGGTGAGGTGCAGGTTACGACTGATGAGATAAGGTGCAGGTGGTATCGGGGTGCAGGTTACGACCGATGCgtgaggtgcaggtggtggtgaggtgcaggTTACGTCTGACTAGGTGGGGCATAGATGGTGGCTGTTTAAGTAATGAGGCAGCAGGAGGTTCATGGGGTGCTGTGAGAATAACCACTAGTGAATGGGAGAAGCGACCGAAGACAAGCATCAACAATAGTAATAGTATAAAGACGCTGCCCATAGGGGATGTGAGAGACACCCTGTAGTAATAAGGACACATACAGGTAGCCAACATGGCTCGGGATAATAGTACTAGACAAAGTACTAAATAACAGTCAAACTCGAGTATAGTAAATACACAATGATTCAATGCATATTTCTGTACATGAATTCGCCAGGTTGAAAGGACGAAGACCCAACTAACTCTCACTAGGAAACTCTGCTGGTCAGCAGGCTTCGACACTGTGCCATTGTGAGGACTTACACCGTGAGCCACTTGATTGTTACTCCATCACGTGTTCCCTAGATCTGTTTTGCCGAGGAAACATCTCTTAGTGGCATTATATCTAAGACATACTAATTATCATTCCCAGGCACACATCATATAAGTCTTCAAAATTCTGTCTAAGATCATATAACTTTTACCCTTTCCCAACTCCTTGTTTTAACTGACTAATGTCCTCCTTTTTCTCGTAAATTGCAATTATATAAACGACTGGAATAAGATTACACGACATATAAGTTTCTAAGCCTCCTAACACGTTATTCAGATGTTTGCGTGAAACATATCAACCTCCTTTGTGTATTATTCAGTAAGATATCAATACGCATGTTTAATATTCCTGGTATTTTCTGGTCGACAGCTACACTGACCCTGAGGGAGTGCCAATCGCCCTCACCTTCACCGCTGGTGTGAACGGCTACGTTCCCGTGGGCGATCACCTGCCAGTCCCACCCACATCCGTGCCCCTCCCATACGAACGCTCAGACCATTAAACCCACGGCGCAGActcgcccgcacacacacacacacgcatcctccAGTGTGTCTGTCTCAATGTCTCCCTTTTCTTGTCCCTTAAGTTTTTGTCTTTACGCATCTATCTTTTCCCCTTTCAATATATA encodes:
- the LOC139759900 gene encoding pupal cuticle protein 20-like; its protein translation is MNRLLIVACLVAVVAADSYKTPIPILKDDRTQNAYGEYTFEFETGNGISRNEAGKQADGQESSGGWSYTDPEGVPIALTFTAGVNGYVPVGDHLPVPPTSVPLPYERSDH